CCCGGTTTTCGCGCACTGCGAGGGGGATATTCTCCACCGCATCGGCGTAGTGAATGGCGATTCCCTCGTTCGTCAGGCTCTGCGTGAGAGGCGTTTCGGTCTTGTCGTAGCCGCTCACCTGGTGGCCGTTGGCCCGGAACCAGCGCGCCAGCGCCGACATGCCGATGCCGCCGATGCCGAGAAAAAAAACGTAGGGAAACTGCTCCAAGGGCCGTCGTTAATGAAAGTGCAAAGGTAGAAGCCAAACGGGCAGAATAGGCCAAAACTGCGGTTTTTGCCCTAATTTTAACTGCCTGTCGTCACTTTTTCAGCAGGCCCAGCAGCTCGTCGACGATGGTGGCGGTGGCTTGGGGCCGAGCCAGCTCCCGCACGCGGCTGCTGAGCTGCTGCTGGCGCTCAGGGTCGGCGAGCAGGCGCAGGGCTTCGTCGTAGAGGCGTTCGGGGGCGTGCTCGTCGGTGATGAGCACGGCGGCGCCTTTGCTCATCAGGGCCAAAGCGTTTTTGGTTTGGTGGTCCTCCGCCACGTTGGGCGAAGGCACCAGAATGCTGGCTTTGCCGGTAAGGCACAACTCCGAAACCGATAAGGCACCCGCGCGGCTGATTACGACGTCGGCCGCGGCGTAGGCCAAATCCATGCGCTGGATGAATTCCAGGGCGTGCAGGTTGTGGGGCTGGTCGGCCTGCTGGCGGGCTTCGGGGAAATACAGCTTGCCGGTTTGCCACAGAAGCTGAATGCCGGCGTCGCGCAGGCGCGCAATGGCGGCGGCCGTGGCCAGGTTGAGGGTGCGGGCGCCGAGGCTCCCGCCTATCACCAGCAAGGTTTTCTTGTTCAGGTCGAGGTCAAAGAACTTAAGGGCTTCGGCGCGGTTGCCGCTGGCTATTTCAGTGCGGACGGGGTTGCCGGTCAGGACGAGCTTTTCGGCGGGGAAAAACTTTTCCATGCCGTCGTAGGCCACGCATATTTTGTTCACCCGCTTCGCCAAGAGCTTATTCACCAGGCCGGCGTAGGAATTCTGCTCCTGAATGAGCGAGGGAATGGCCCGCGAAGTCGCCGCCAGCAGTACCGGCGCCGAGGCATAGCCCCCCACCCCCACCACGGCATCGGGCCGAAATTCCTCAATCAGCTTGCCGGCTTTGCGCACCGAGCGGAACACGCGCACCGGAAACAGAAGATTTTGCGGGGTGAGGCGGCGCTGCAGGCCGGTGATGTCGAGGCCCACAATGTTATAGCCGGCTTCGGGCACACGGGTCATTTCCATGCGGCCGTTGGCCCCCACGAAAAGGATTTCGGCATCGGGCAGGCGCCGACGCAGCTCATTGGCAATGGCCACCGCGGGGAATATATGGCCGCCGGTGCCGCCGCCGGAAATAATGAAACGGAGGGGAGTATGGGTCATGTGGGAAATTGCGTCTGGACAAGAACGTCATGCTGAGCTTGCCGAAGCATCTCTACCGCGAAGAGTAATCAGTTACTGCTCCGGTAGAAATGCTTCGGCAAGCTCAGCATGACGTTCTTTTTTACCTTTTACCGAAGTCGCTACGCATACGCCGCGCGCTGGCTGGGGATGCGCGCCGTGTCGTCGGGCTCGCCGGTCATGGGGCGCACTTCGCGCTCGCCGCGGCTCACGGCCAGGATGATGCCAATGCTGATGCCGGTGAAAATAAGTGAGGTGCCGCCCATGCTCAGCAGCGGCAATGGCAGGCCGGTGATGGGGCCCAGTCCCACCGCCACGCCCATGTTCACGAGGGCTTGCAAGACCAGACTAAAACTGAGCCCGGCGGACAGCAGCCCGCCAAAAGCCCCGTAACTGTTCATCACCGTTTTCAGCCCTCGATAGAGGAAGGCTAGGTAGAGGAATAGCACCACGGCGCCGCCCAACAGGCCGTATTCCTCAATGATGATGGCGTAGATGAAGTCGGAATACGGGTGCGGCAGGATGTTGCGCTCGGTGCTTTTGCCGGGGCCCTTGCCGGCGATGCCGCCCGTGGCAATGGCGATGTAGCTGTGTTCGAGCTGAAAAGGCGTTTTCTTGGTGGGGTCGGAGAAGTTGGTGATGCGCGACTGCACGGTTTTCCAGCGTTGGCCGCTGGCCAGGGCCGTGCCCCCCACCGTGACGCCGATGAGCACCATCACCAGCATCTGCTTGAGCGGCACGCGGCCGATGAACATGAGCAGCAGGCAAGTAGCAAACAGCAGCGACGAGGTGGAAGCGTTGGTAAGCGCAATCAGGCCGCAAATAATGCCCACCCACAGCATTACCGGAAACAGCGTGGTCCAGAAGTCCTGCAGGTGCTGCTGGCGGCGGCTGAGCATGCTGGCCAGGTGCGAAATCAGGGCCAGCTTGGCCAGGTCGGAAGGCTGGAAAGTCTGGTTGATGACCGGAATGGTCATCCAGCGCGAGGCGCCGTTGGTTTCGCCGCCCAGCAGGTAGGTAAAGAGCAGCAGCGGCACCGAAATGAGCAGCGCGTACAGCGCCAGCCGCGAATAGTAGCGGTAGTCGATGCGGTGCGCCAGCCACATGAAGCCCAGGCCGGCCACAATCAGGGCGCTGTGCTTGAGCAGGAAGGCCTCGGTGTTGCCGTTCATCTTCTTATACGCCAGCGTGCCGGTAGCGGAATACACCACCGCGATGCTGATAAAGGAAAACAGAAACACAATGGCCCACAGAATGGGGTCGCCTTTGAGGTTACGTTGCAGCCAGTCTTTCATGATACTGTGGGGAAGTTGGCGTAGAAATTCTTTGTGGGCAAGGCCTGCTTACCGGCACTTGGGACGGCGGGCAGGTCCGATTATTTCTTCAGTTCGGCCACCGCGGCGGCGAATTGCCGGCCCCGGTCTTCGTAATTTTTGAACAGGTCGAAACTGGCGCAGCACGGCGAGAGCAGCACCACGTCGCCGGGTTCGGCCAGGGCTGAAGCGCGGGCCACGGCCTCGGCCATGCTTTGCGTTTCTTCGAGGTGCGGCACCACGTTGCCGAAAGCCGCCCGCAGCTTGGCGTTGTCGACGCCGAGGCACACCAGCGCTTTCACCCGGCTTTCGGCCAGGTGCAGCAGGCTGCTGTAGTCGTTGCCCTTGTCGGTGCCGCCCGCAATCCAGACAATGGGCTGGCGAATGCCATCCAGCGCATACCAGGCAGCTTCCACGTTGGTGGCCTTGCTGTCGTTGATATAGCGCACGCCGCCGATTTCGCCCACCGGTTGCAGGCGGTGGTCGGCGTTGTGGAACGTGGCCAGGGCGCTTTCAATCTGCCCGGAGTTGAGGCCGGCCACGCGGGCGGCAAGTACGGCGGCCATCATGTTCTGGCGGTTGTGCTGGCCGATGAGCGGCGAATTAGCCGTGCTTATTTCTTCGGTTTCGCTGTAGTAGCCGGGCAGCATGTCCAAGCATATCACGTCCTCCGACTTGTAGTAGGCCGCCAAGTGCACATCGGGCCGGTGGTGCAGGCTGAAGGGCATTTTGTGCACCGGCCGCAACGCGGCTTTGAAATACCGCTGGATGTTCTCATCGTCGGCATTGTAGATGAAGTAGCCGCTACTGTCCTGGTTGCGCACGATGCGCAGTTTGGCTTGGGCGTAGTTCTCTAGCGAGTAGCCGTAGCGGTCCAAGTGGTCGGGGGTTATATTGAGCAGAATGCTAATCCAAGGCTGAAAATCATAGGTATCGTCCAGCTGGAAGCTACTCAGTTCCACTACGTAGTACTCATGCTCATTGGCGATTACCTGCTCTGCCATGGAGTAGCCCACGTTGCCGGCCAGCCCTACCTTCAAGCCCGCTTCTTTCAGCAGATGGTAAATGAGCAGCGTGGTGGTGGTTTTGCCGTTAGTGCCCGTGATGCAGATGCACTTGGCCGCGGTGTAGCGACCGGCAAACTCAATCTCGGAAATGACGGGAATGTTGCGCTCCCGCAGGGCCTGAATAACCGGTGCCTTTTCCGGAATGCCGGGGCTCTTGATGACTTCCTCGGCCTGCAGGACGCGCTCCAGCGTGTGCTGGCCTTCTTCAAACTCGATGCCCGCCCGGGTGAGCTGCTCCTTGTAATCGGCCTGAATGGCGCCGCGGTCCGACACGAACACCGCGTGGCCTTTGGCCTGTGCCAGCAGGGCCGCGCCCACGCCGCTTTCGGCGGCTCCGAGGATGACAATGTTCATACCTAGCGCAGTTTCAGGGTTACCAAGGTGATGACGGCCAGCATGATGCCCACAATCCAGAAGCGCGACACGATTTTGGATTCGTGGTAGCCCAGCTTCTGGTAGTGGTGGTGCAGCGGCGACATGCGCAGCAGGCGCCGGCCCTCGCCGTACTTCTTACGGGTGTACTTGAAGTAGCCCACCTGCACCATCACCGACAGGTTCTCAATCAAGAACACGCCGCAGAGAATGGGAATAAGCAGTTCCTTGCGCACGATGAGCGCCAGCACGGCAATGATGCCGCCCAGGGCCAGCGAACCCGTGTCGCCCATGAATACCTGCGCCGGGTAGCTATTGTACCACAAAAAGCCGATGCAGGCGCCCACGAAGGCCGTACAGAAAATAACCAGCTCGCCGGAATCCGGAATAAACATGACGTCCAGATAATCAGCCAGCAGCGCGTTGCCGCTCACGAAAGCGAAAATGGCTAGCGTGATACCAATGATGGCCGAAGTGCCGGCCGCCAGCCCGTCGAGGCCGTCGGTGATGTTGGCGCCGTTGCTGACGGCCGTAATCAGGAAGATGACGATGGGGATGTAAAGCAGGCCGTAGAGGCCGTTGAACAAGGAGCCGGCCGTGGCAAACAAGTCGCCATAGTTCAGCTCGTTGTTTTTCATAAACGGCACCGTGGTAATCATCAGGTGCACGTCTTTGAAAAACTTGGTCGCCTCAATGGCCGAGTACTGGCCGTTGGGCAGCAGGTACTCGCGCACCGTGATTTCGTTGCTGTAAAACAACACCCAGCCCACCGTGATGCCCAGGCCCACCTGGCCCAGTACCTTGAAGCGGCCGCTCAGGCCTTCCTTGTTCTTGCGGAACACCTTGATGTAGTCGTCCAGGAAGCCAATCAGGCCCAGCCACACCGTGCTCAAAATCATGAGGATGATGTAGATGTTGCGTAAGCGGGCCAGCAGAACCACGGGCACCAGAATGGCCAGGATGATGATGAGGCCACCCATGGTGGGGGTGCCCTTTTTCTCGTTTTGGCCCTGCAGGCCCAGGTCGCGGATGCTCTCCCCTACCTGCTTTTTCTGAAGAACGCGAATGAGGCGGTGCCCAAACGTTTGGGCGATGAGCAGGGAAATGACCACCGCCAGGCCGGCCCGAAACGTGGTGTACTGAAACACCCCGGTGCCGGGCAGGTGAAAATGGTCGTGCAGGTAACGGAAGAGGTAATAAAGCATTCAGATTCGGTTAGCGCGAGGGACTACTTGCCCTGCGCGGCAAAAACTTCGGTTAAAATCAACTTGTCGTCGAAGGGTGCTTTGACGCCGCGAATTTCCTGATAATTCTCGTGGCCTTTGCCCGCCACCAGCACAATATCGTTGGTGCCGGCTAGGCGCACCGCGGTTTCGATGGCTTGGCGGCGGTCGGCTACGGTTTGCACTTTGGCCGAGTCGGGGGCCGTGACGCCGGCCTGCATCTGGGCCAGAATCTCGTTGGGGTCCTCAAAGCGAGGGTTGTCGGAGGTGAGGACGACCTTGTTGGAAAGGCGGGCGGCCAGGTTGGCCATGATGGGGCGCTTGGCCGCGTCGCGGTTGCCGCCGCAGCCCACCACGGTGATGATTTGCTGGCTGGGCTGGCGGATTTCGTGCAGCGTCTGCAGCACGTTTTCCAGCGCGTCGGGCGTGTGAGCATAGTCCACGATGCCCGTAACAGTCTGCGCGGGCGACACCACCGGCTCGAACCGCCCGGGAGCCGTGGTCAGGCCCGAGAGGATGGTGAGCACCTCGGTGGGGTCTTCGCCCAGCAGCACGCCCGCGCCGTACACGGCCAGTAGGTTGTAGGCATTGAACACCCCGATGAGGCGGAACAGGATTTCGCGGCCCTCGATTTTGAGGTGCAGGCCGTGCACTTCGTTGGCCACGAGCTTGGCCCGGAAGGTGGCCGCGCCGCGCAGGGAGTAGGTTTCGCGGCGGGCGGCGGTGTTTTGCAGCATCACCGGGCCGCGCTTATCGTCGGCGTTGGTGAGGGCGAAAGCGGTTTTGGGCAGGCCGTCGAAGAAAGCTTTTTTGGCTTTCAGGTAATTGTCGAAGGTGCCGTGGTAGTCGAGGTGGTCGTGGGTTAGGTTGGTGAAGATGCCCCCCACAAAGCGCAGGCCCGTGATGCGGTGTTGGGCCACGGCGTGGCTGCTCACTTCCATGCAGGCGTGGGTGCAGCCGGCGGCCACCATGCGCGCCAGCAGCGCGTTGAGCCGAATGGCGTCGGGGGTGGTGTGCGTGCTGGGAATCACTTCCTCGTCAATCTGATTCTGCACCGTGCTCAGCAGGCCAGCGTGGTAGCCCAGCTCACGCAGCAGCTTGTGCAGCAGCGTGGCGCAGGTGGTTTTGCCGTTGGTGCCCGTCACGCCAATCAGCTTGAGCTGGCGCGAGGGGTGCCCATGAAACGCCGCCGCCATATGGCCCAAGGCTTCGGCGCTGTCCTTCACCAACACGTAGGCCGTGCTGGGATTGAGCGTAGCCGGCAGCGCTTCGCAAATCACAGCGGCCAACCCCTTCTCCACCGCACCTGCTATGAAATTATGCCCATCGGTAGCGGTGCCGCGCAGGGCGCAGAATGCCACGCCCGGTCCCGCTTCGCGCGAGTCGAGGGTAAGGCCGGTGATGGCCACGTCGGTGGGGCCGTGCTGGGCGAGCACGGCAACGTCGGTGAGCAGCGAAAAGAGCGGTAGGGAAATCATCGGGGGTCGTGAGAGTTGGCGTTTATGCGGAAGACGATGAAGGTCTCAACTTTCGTCCTGCCTCATAAACAGCCAACTCGATTAGGTGCGGCGCACAACGGGTTTTGTCGCAGCAGCCGTTTTCTTGGAGGTTTTGGCTGGTGCCGGGCTGGCAGTCGCTTTCGCTTTCGCCGCAGGTTTATTGGTCGATTTTGCAGTTGACGGAGCCGACGCAGAAGCCGGCTTGGCTTTGGGCTTGGCCACCTCAGCTTTCGCAGGCTTTGCGGCGGGTTTGGCAGTAGTCCTCAGTTTGGCCACCGCCGCCACAGGCTTTGCTTTTGTGGCCGATTCCAATTCCACGGGCACCAGCAGCTTGTTCTCGGCCAGGTCGGTGTGCTCGGGCTCGGGCAGGGCGCGGGGGGCCGTGAGGCGCGGGCCCGATTCTTCCAGCGTGAGCGTAATAATGTCGCCACGCTTAATGGGCGCACCCACCGGCAACGACTGCTCTTTCACGCGGCCCGTGCCCACGGCGCGCACGTGCAGTCCTTTGTTTTCGAGCAGAAACAAGGCGTCGCGGCGCGTGAGGCCGCGCACCTGCGGCACCCGGCCGGTTTGCACGGGATTTACCACCAGCGCCACCGTGCGGGCGTGGAAGGCGGTATCGGAGGCCGCGCGCACCCATTCTTCGCCGCCCGTGGCCTGGGTGTTGCCGGCCAGGCCCAGCTTCTGGCACACCAGGGCCAGCTCGTCCTGCATGCCGGCGCGCACCAGCGGCACGTGGCTCTTGTTGAGGCGGGCCTTGGCCAGCAAGGGGCGCTGGCTGAGCAGGTCGCGGGCCATGCACTTGTCGGCCACTTCGCGGAACACCGGGGCGGCCACGTCGGCGCCGTAGATGCGGCCGTTGCGGGGCGAGTCGACCACCACAATGCAGCTGTATTTGGGCTTGTCGGCCGGGAAATAGCCGCAGAAGCTGGTCGAATACGTTTTGGTGTACTGGCCGTTCTTGAACTTCCAGGCCGTGCCGGTTTTGCCAGCAATGCTGTAGTCCTTGGGCCGGATGCTACGGGCCGTGCCGGCCAGCACCACGCCTTCCATCATGGATTTCACTTTGGCCAGGGTAGCGTCGGAGCAGATTTTGGGGTTCAGCACTTTGGTTTCGTTGTGCTGAATGACCTGGTCGGCCACCTTGATTTCGCGCACTATCATGGGCTGCACCTTCACGCCGCCGTTGGCCACGGCATTGTAAAAGGCCAGGGTTTGCAGCGGGGCCAGCTTGAGCTCGTAGCCGATGCTCATGGTGGTGAGCGAGGTGCGGCTCCAGCTGCGGTCGGCGGGGTCCTTCACGTAGGGCCGCGCCTCGCCGGCCATCTGGAAGCCCAGCGGCTTGTCGAGGCCGAACTTCTTCAGGTAGTCGGTGTATTCGGTTGGGTTGCCGGCAAAGTACTTGTCCACCAGCTTGGCCACGCCAATGTTGCTCGACTTCTCAAACACCTGCTGCACCGTGATGCGGCCGTAGCCGTGCGAGTCCGATTTCACGGCCCCGCCCACGTACATGCGGCCGTTGCCGGTGTCCACCATGTCGTCGAGGGTGATGTTGGGCCGGGCTTCCATCAGGGCCATCATCGAGGCCAGCTTGAAGGTGGAACCCGGCTCGGTACGGCCCTGGTCGGCAAAAGCGTAGTTGTAGTCCTCCTTGTACGTGTCGTCGGAGGCCTTGCCCAGGTTGGCCACGGCCTTGATTTCGCCGGTGGCCACTTCCATCAGAATCACGCAGCCGTATTGGGCATTGTTGTCCACCAAGGACTTGTAGAGGGCGTTCTCGGCCACGTCCTGCAGGTTGATGTCGAGCGTGGTCTGCACGTCGTAGCCCGGCTGGGGCTTGATTTCGGTGCCGTCGTACACGGGTTTCACGCCGCCCGGCACGCGCTCAAACAGCGCTTCGCCGGCCTTGCCGGCCAGGCTTTGCTCGTAGGTGTATTCCAAGCCGGCGCCGTGGTGCTCTTCGTTCACGAAGCCGATGGTACGCTGGGCCAGGCCCCCAAACGGCCGAAACCGCTTGTCGACCTTCTCAAAAATGGCGCCGCCGCGGTTGCGCTTGGCCCGGAAGATGGGCCAATTGGCCAGCTGCTTTTTCTCCTGAAAGTTGATTTGGCGCGAGTTGAGCCGGATGTAGCGGGCTTTGCCGTCGTGGGCATTTTTCAGGCGGCGCTTGTACTCCTGCACGCTGCGGTCGCCGAAGAAGTGCGACAAATGCCAGGCCAGCGAGTCAACCTCCGCCCGAAACAAGTCGTCGTCGACCACGCCGGGGTCCCAGGCCACCCGGTAAAAGGGCAGCGAGGTGGCCATGATGCTTTTGCCATCGCCGGCGTAAATGGTGCCGCGCGTGGCCGGCACCGGCAGGTAGCTGATGCGGCGCTCCTGCTCTAGGGCCCGCCACTTGCTACCTTCCTGAAACTGGATTTTGGTGGCTTTCCAGAAAATAGCGCACGAAAACACGGCCACGCCCAAAAAGGCGAGCCGCACACGGGTGACGATGGATTTTTTAACGCTGCCTTTCATCGGGAGTGGCTTCTGGCGGCCGGCGTGGCCGTGCGTGACGTGGGGCGGTTAGGTTTCCTGGCTTTGGAGGCCGCTTTATTAATAGCCTTGGCAGGTTTCGCAGGCTTGCTCTTTGCCCGGGCAGGCGAAGCCGCCCGGGTGGCAGCCGGCGCGGGGGCCGCGGCTTCGGTGGCGGCGGAGTCTCCGCTCAGCGGCTGGGGCGGGGCAATGATTTCGGGCCCGGAATCCTCGCTGCTCACCACACCGCGCTTGCGGCCGGCCAGCAGGTCGGCTTGTAGCGCGGCGGCCGAGTCGCGGGCGGCCCGGGCGGCCAGGGTATCGGCCGTGAGCACGGGCATCAGCTCCAGTTCGGCCGCGTCGAGGTGGCCGCTGGGCACGGTGATGCGGAAGGGTGGCGAGGAGCTTTCCACCAGGCCAAAGGCGGCCACCTTGCGGGCCACCTCGCTTTGCTTGCTGGCCTCCATGTAGTCCGATTTCAGGGTGGTGTAGTCGGCGCGCAGGTCTTCGGTTTCCTGCTTGAGGCGCTGGATGCTGCGGTTCATGCGGTTGCCGTAGTGCGTGTTGCCGATGTAGAGCAGCGTAAGCAGCATGATGAACAGTAAGTTGGGCAGGTAGCGCACCGGCAAGCCCTCCCGAAACAGCCCGTCGACGCTGGTCACGCGGTCTAGCAGCGAAAACAGGCTCCAGGAGCTGCGAGGTCGCGGCTCAGGAGCAGGCTTGCGCGGACGCTTGGCGGGCTCCGGCGTGGGCTCGGGAGCAGGAGGCGGAGGCAATTTTTCCACCACGGCGGCGGGCAGCACCACCGGCTCGGGCACGGCCATCTCGCGCGGCACGTTGGCGCGGCGGGGGCTGTCGGAAGGTCTAAGCGTGTTGGAAGCCACGGTCTGGGCGGAAAGGAGGTTTTACATCTTCACGGCAACCCGCAATTTAGCACTTCTGGCCCGGCTGTTCACGGCCACTTCGGCGGGGTCAGCCTCTTCCGGCTTGCGGTTCAGGGCCTCAAACGGCTTGCTTTCATTGCCAAAGAAGTCTTTTTCAACTTCGCCAAAAAACTTGCCCTTGGCGATAAAATTTTTCACCAGCCGGTCTTCGAGGGAATGGTAGCTGAGCACCACCAGCCGCCCGCCGGGCCGCAGCACGTCGGCGGTTTGCAGCAGCATTTCCTGCAGCGCCTGCATTTCCTGGTTCACTTCGATGCGCAGGGCCTGGAAAACCTGTGCCAGGTACTTGTTCTCCTTGCCGCGGGGGGTGCACGGCACAATGGCCTGCTTGAGCTCGGCAATGGTTTCGAGGCGGCGGCCGCGGCGGGCCGCGCCGACGGTATTGGCCAGGGTGCGGGCGTTGGTTACCTCGCCATACATGCCGAAGATGCGATGCAGGTCGGCTTCCTTATAGTCGTTCAGAATGTCGGCGGCGGTGAGGGGACCGTCCGGGTCCATGCGCATGTCGAGCGGCCCGTCGAAGCGGGTCGAAAAGCCCCGTTCGGGCGTATCAAACTGGTGCGAGCTCACTCCTAAATCAGCCAGCAAGCCGTCAACGGGCAATGCGCTAATTGACTCAAGCTCAGCGTATAAATGTCGAAAGTTTGACTTTACAAATGTAAACTGCGGCCTTGCCAGTTTCTGTGCCTCGGCTTCCGCATCGGAATCCTGGTCGAAGCTGTAGAGGTGGCCGGTGCTGAGTTT
This DNA window, taken from Hymenobacter sp. 5317J-9, encodes the following:
- the mraY gene encoding phospho-N-acetylmuramoyl-pentapeptide-transferase yields the protein MLYYLFRYLHDHFHLPGTGVFQYTTFRAGLAVVISLLIAQTFGHRLIRVLQKKQVGESIRDLGLQGQNEKKGTPTMGGLIIILAILVPVVLLARLRNIYIILMILSTVWLGLIGFLDDYIKVFRKNKEGLSGRFKVLGQVGLGITVGWVLFYSNEITVREYLLPNGQYSAIEATKFFKDVHLMITTVPFMKNNELNYGDLFATAGSLFNGLYGLLYIPIVIFLITAVSNGANITDGLDGLAAGTSAIIGITLAIFAFVSGNALLADYLDVMFIPDSGELVIFCTAFVGACIGFLWYNSYPAQVFMGDTGSLALGGIIAVLALIVRKELLIPILCGVFLIENLSVMVQVGYFKYTRKKYGEGRRLLRMSPLHHHYQKLGYHESKIVSRFWIVGIMLAVITLVTLKLR
- a CDS encoding penicillin-binding protein, with amino-acid sequence MKGSVKKSIVTRVRLAFLGVAVFSCAIFWKATKIQFQEGSKWRALEQERRISYLPVPATRGTIYAGDGKSIMATSLPFYRVAWDPGVVDDDLFRAEVDSLAWHLSHFFGDRSVQEYKRRLKNAHDGKARYIRLNSRQINFQEKKQLANWPIFRAKRNRGGAIFEKVDKRFRPFGGLAQRTIGFVNEEHHGAGLEYTYEQSLAGKAGEALFERVPGGVKPVYDGTEIKPQPGYDVQTTLDINLQDVAENALYKSLVDNNAQYGCVILMEVATGEIKAVANLGKASDDTYKEDYNYAFADQGRTEPGSTFKLASMMALMEARPNITLDDMVDTGNGRMYVGGAVKSDSHGYGRITVQQVFEKSSNIGVAKLVDKYFAGNPTEYTDYLKKFGLDKPLGFQMAGEARPYVKDPADRSWSRTSLTTMSIGYELKLAPLQTLAFYNAVANGGVKVQPMIVREIKVADQVIQHNETKVLNPKICSDATLAKVKSMMEGVVLAGTARSIRPKDYSIAGKTGTAWKFKNGQYTKTYSTSFCGYFPADKPKYSCIVVVDSPRNGRIYGADVAAPVFREVADKCMARDLLSQRPLLAKARLNKSHVPLVRAGMQDELALVCQKLGLAGNTQATGGEEWVRAASDTAFHARTVALVVNPVQTGRVPQVRGLTRRDALFLLENKGLHVRAVGTGRVKEQSLPVGAPIKRGDIITLTLEESGPRLTAPRALPEPEHTDLAENKLLVPVELESATKAKPVAAVAKLRTTAKPAAKPAKAEVAKPKAKPASASAPSTAKSTNKPAAKAKATASPAPAKTSKKTAAATKPVVRRT
- a CDS encoding FtsL-like putative cell division protein; the protein is MASNTLRPSDSPRRANVPREMAVPEPVVLPAAVVEKLPPPPAPEPTPEPAKRPRKPAPEPRPRSSWSLFSLLDRVTSVDGLFREGLPVRYLPNLLFIMLLTLLYIGNTHYGNRMNRSIQRLKQETEDLRADYTTLKSDYMEASKQSEVARKVAAFGLVESSSPPFRITVPSGHLDAAELELMPVLTADTLAARAARDSAAALQADLLAGRKRGVVSSEDSGPEIIAPPQPLSGDSAATEAAAPAPAATRAASPARAKSKPAKPAKAINKAASKARKPNRPTSRTATPAARSHSR
- the murG gene encoding undecaprenyldiphospho-muramoylpentapeptide beta-N-acetylglucosaminyltransferase codes for the protein MTHTPLRFIISGGGTGGHIFPAVAIANELRRRLPDAEILFVGANGRMEMTRVPEAGYNIVGLDITGLQRRLTPQNLLFPVRVFRSVRKAGKLIEEFRPDAVVGVGGYASAPVLLAATSRAIPSLIQEQNSYAGLVNKLLAKRVNKICVAYDGMEKFFPAEKLVLTGNPVRTEIASGNRAEALKFFDLDLNKKTLLVIGGSLGARTLNLATAAAIARLRDAGIQLLWQTGKLYFPEARQQADQPHNLHALEFIQRMDLAYAAADVVISRAGALSVSELCLTGKASILVPSPNVAEDHQTKNALALMSKGAAVLITDEHAPERLYDEALRLLADPERQQQLSSRVRELARPQATATIVDELLGLLKK
- a CDS encoding FtsW/RodA/SpoVE family cell cycle protein, which produces MMKDWLQRNLKGDPILWAIVFLFSFISIAVVYSATGTLAYKKMNGNTEAFLLKHSALIVAGLGFMWLAHRIDYRYYSRLALYALLISVPLLLFTYLLGGETNGASRWMTIPVINQTFQPSDLAKLALISHLASMLSRRQQHLQDFWTTLFPVMLWVGIICGLIALTNASTSSLLFATCLLLMFIGRVPLKQMLVMVLIGVTVGGTALASGQRWKTVQSRITNFSDPTKKTPFQLEHSYIAIATGGIAGKGPGKSTERNILPHPYSDFIYAIIIEEYGLLGGAVVLFLYLAFLYRGLKTVMNSYGAFGGLLSAGLSFSLVLQALVNMGVAVGLGPITGLPLPLLSMGGTSLIFTGISIGIILAVSRGEREVRPMTGEPDDTARIPSQRAAYA
- the murD gene encoding UDP-N-acetylmuramoyl-L-alanine--D-glutamate ligase — translated: MNIVILGAAESGVGAALLAQAKGHAVFVSDRGAIQADYKEQLTRAGIEFEEGQHTLERVLQAEEVIKSPGIPEKAPVIQALRERNIPVISEIEFAGRYTAAKCICITGTNGKTTTTLLIYHLLKEAGLKVGLAGNVGYSMAEQVIANEHEYYVVELSSFQLDDTYDFQPWISILLNITPDHLDRYGYSLENYAQAKLRIVRNQDSSGYFIYNADDENIQRYFKAALRPVHKMPFSLHHRPDVHLAAYYKSEDVICLDMLPGYYSETEEISTANSPLIGQHNRQNMMAAVLAARVAGLNSGQIESALATFHNADHRLQPVGEIGGVRYINDSKATNVEAAWYALDGIRQPIVWIAGGTDKGNDYSSLLHLAESRVKALVCLGVDNAKLRAAFGNVVPHLEETQSMAEAVARASALAEPGDVVLLSPCCASFDLFKNYEDRGRQFAAAVAELKK
- a CDS encoding UDP-N-acetylmuramoyl-L-alanyl-D-glutamate--2,6-diaminopimelate ligase, with amino-acid sequence MISLPLFSLLTDVAVLAQHGPTDVAITGLTLDSREAGPGVAFCALRGTATDGHNFIAGAVEKGLAAVICEALPATLNPSTAYVLVKDSAEALGHMAAAFHGHPSRQLKLIGVTGTNGKTTCATLLHKLLRELGYHAGLLSTVQNQIDEEVIPSTHTTPDAIRLNALLARMVAAGCTHACMEVSSHAVAQHRITGLRFVGGIFTNLTHDHLDYHGTFDNYLKAKKAFFDGLPKTAFALTNADDKRGPVMLQNTAARRETYSLRGAATFRAKLVANEVHGLHLKIEGREILFRLIGVFNAYNLLAVYGAGVLLGEDPTEVLTILSGLTTAPGRFEPVVSPAQTVTGIVDYAHTPDALENVLQTLHEIRQPSQQIITVVGCGGNRDAAKRPIMANLAARLSNKVVLTSDNPRFEDPNEILAQMQAGVTAPDSAKVQTVADRRQAIETAVRLAGTNDIVLVAGKGHENYQEIRGVKAPFDDKLILTEVFAAQGK
- the rsmH gene encoding 16S rRNA (cytosine(1402)-N(4))-methyltransferase RsmH, with protein sequence MSDYANDSAYHRPVMLAECLAGLGLRPDGRYVDVTFGGGGHSARILEKLSTGHLYSFDQDSDAEAEAQKLARPQFTFVKSNFRHLYAELESISALPVDGLLADLGVSSHQFDTPERGFSTRFDGPLDMRMDPDGPLTAADILNDYKEADLHRIFGMYGEVTNARTLANTVGAARRGRRLETIAELKQAIVPCTPRGKENKYLAQVFQALRIEVNQEMQALQEMLLQTADVLRPGGRLVVLSYHSLEDRLVKNFIAKGKFFGEVEKDFFGNESKPFEALNRKPEEADPAEVAVNSRARSAKLRVAVKM